A section of the Oryza sativa Japonica Group chromosome 1, ASM3414082v1 genome encodes:
- the LOC4327286 gene encoding endoglucanase 3 precursor produces MALLRCLFLLAVLLPHRNAAVVAAASPHHGPAPHDYRDALTKSILFFEGQRSGKLPPSQRVSWRGDSGLSDGSSIKVDLVGGYYDAGDNMKFGFPLAFSMTMLAWSVVEFGGLMKGELQHARDAVRWGSDYLLKATAHPDTVYVQVGDANRDHACWERPEDMDTPRTVYKVDPSTPGTDVAAETAAALAAASLVFRKSDPAYASRLVARAKRVFEFADKHRGTYSTRLSPYVCPYYCSYSGYQDELLWGAAWLHRATKNPTYLSYIQMNGQVLGADEQDNTFGWDNKHAGARILIAKAFLVQKVAALHEYKGHADSFICSMVPGTPTDQTQYTRGGLLFKLSDSNMQYVTSSSFLLLTYAKYLAFSKTTVSCGGAAVTPARLRAIARQQVDYLLGSNPMGMSYMVGYGAKYPRRIHHRASSLPSVAAHPARIGCSQGFTALYSGVANPNVLVGAVVGGPNLQDQFPDQRSDHEHSEPATYINAPLVGALAYLAHSYGQL; encoded by the exons ATGGCTCTCCTCCgctgcctcttcctcctcgccgtccttcTTCCCCACCGCaatgccgccgtcgtcgccgccgcgtcgccgcacCACGGCCCCGCGCCGCACGACTACAGGGACGCGCTCACCAAGTCCATCCTCTTCTTCGAGGGCCAGCGCTCCGGGAagctgccgccgtcgcagcGCGTCTCCTGGCGGGGTGACTCCGGCCTCTCCGACGGCTCCTCCATCAAG GTGGACTTGGTGGGAGGGTACTACGACGCCGGCGACAACATGAAGTTCGGGTTCCCGCTGGCGTTCAGCATGACGATGCTGGCGTGGAGCGTGGTGGAGTTCGGTGGACTCATGAAGGGTGAGCTCCAGCACGCCAGGGACGCCGTCCGCTGGGGCTCCGACTACCTCCTCAAGGCCACCGCCCACCCGGACACCGTCTACGTCCAG GTCGGTGATGCCAACAGGGACCACGCGTGCTGGGAGCGGCCGGAGGACATGGACACACCGAGGACCGTGTACAAGGTCGACCCGAGCACCCCGGGCACCGACGTCGCGGCCGAGaccgccgcggcgctcgccgccgcctcgctcgtCTTCCGCAAGTCCGACCCGGCCTACGCCAGCCGCCTCGTCGCCAGGGCCAAGAGG GTGTTTGAGTTCGCGGACAAGCACAGGGGCACGTACAGCACCCGTCTCTCGCCATACGTCTGCCCATACTACTGCTCCTACTCCGGGTACCAG GATGAGCTGCTGTGGGGGGCGGCATGGCTACACAGGGCGACCAAGAACCCGACGTACCTGAGCTACATCCAGATGAACGGGCAGGTGCTGGGCGCGGACGAGCAGGACAACACGTTCGGGTGGGACAACAAGCACGCCGGGGCGAGGATCCTGATCGCCAAGGCGTTCCTGGTGCagaaggtggcggcgctgcaCGAGTACAAGGGCCACGCCGACAGCTTCAtctgctccatggtgcccggcaCCCCCACGGACCAGACGCAGTACACCCGCGGCGGCCTCCTCTTCAAGCTCAGCGACAGCAACATGCAGTACGTCACCTCCAGCTCCTTCCTGCTGCTCACCTACGCCAAGTACCTCGCCTTCTCCAAGACCACCGTctcctgcggcggcgccgccgtcacgCCGGCCCGCCTCCGCGCCATCGCGCGCCAGCAGGTGGACTACCTGCTGGGGAGCAACCCGATGGGGATGTCGTACATGGTCGGGTACGGCGCCAAGTACCCGCGGAGGATCCACCACCGcgcgtcgtcgctgccgtcggTGGCGGCGCACCCCGCCAGGATCGGCTGCTCGCAGGGGTTCACCGCGCTCTACTCCGGCGTCGCCAACCCCAacgtcctcgtcggcgccgtcgtcggagGGCCCAACCTGCAGGACCAGTTCCCCGACCAGCGCAGCGACCACGAGCACTCCGAGCCGGCCACCTACATCAACGCGCCGCTCGTCGGAGCGCTCGCCTACCTCGCCCACTCCTACGGCCAGCTCTAG